Genomic segment of Hoplias malabaricus isolate fHopMal1 chromosome 14, fHopMal1.hap1, whole genome shotgun sequence:
tttaaatgtcagtggacgtccaaaatccatcttaataagttagttaagtgcggaccaatcgataacgtcagttgacgtccaaaatgtgtctaatagtcgtcttttcaatgtctgtgtttggacgtcttttcattttcaaacttaagagaacgttgattagacggcagtcattacgttatttcaacgttgaatcaacagctaaatgtttactgggttatacctaaaaaaaatgtattattacattattattcagtgttacaaaaacattaacaaaaccACAATATACAATTTTCCCAGTGCTAAAGTGAAACAAATTTCTCCAAATGAAGAAACAGCTTCTTAAAAGAAACGACCAACTTGTCAAAGAACGTTTCAACAATTCCTTCAAATTAAAGTTCCCATGCTCCTTCCCAGACTATAAACTGAATAATAGGGCCATAAAACAAGTACATTTACaagaatttatatttaattattaatcatcGTTTTAATTTCTGGAAGTGGTTATTAAAATAAGATTAAAACTGACATTCAGTGCAGTCTGTTTAGGAGGGGCTCTGACTCCATtagctgcagcactaaatgatggacagctaactctggctgctgattggttaTTGGTTACGTGACGACCAATCAGAAGCGCGTTCTCTCTAGAGCCGTATAGAGAGgggaatgaattaatgaactcGATCATCGCTTGTTAATTATATGATGAAACACATTTCAAATTAACACACTCTGTATTTGTTCAAAATCTGACACAAAAATCTATGAAATTAGGACTCTGGGATTTACCAAATGTAAACTTCTGAAGAGATGACTGTTTAACATGAAATAAACATGTTTGTGTCTGGGGACTTTTATTTTCCCACTGTGAGTGACTCCGATTATTTTTTCCTTCGTTTCTGGGGACTTTTACTTTGCCGCAGCTTTGTGTGTTGGAGATAAATGAGGGtctgtttttactgaaggtaaagatgtgtgtgagactgttccccactgtttacactgtgtctgtaactgtctctctctcagaaacgggGGCGGACAGCTTCTCTCTCTGAAAGGAAGGTGGAGAATGGGGGGAAATGTGGGAGCTGTGTCCACACTGAGCTCAGGAGGCTAATGTTAGCTCTTAGCTGTGACTCTGGGAGATAACAATGTTTAGAGTTGAGTGGAGGACGGTGAAATAGTGCCGTTTATTCAGCTCCAGGGAGGAAATAAACCCTCTGACGGAGGAGTGATTTCCTGAGGCCTTTAATTCTCCTCCTAGTTTTATTAGTGAgagctttttgttttatttcagagcaGAATGATCCAGAAAGAAAAGAACAGCTATGTTGTGTCTGACTATTGAGGGCAGACTCTTTAGAAACGGTCTTGTGTTCGTTAGTTGGTGCAGAAGGGTGACAGATAGCTAATGTGCTAATACCCTGAAACTCCCTGCAGCCCGTAGTGAGCTCTTCAGACCCCTGTGTTAATGTAGATGTATTACAGGTTTTATAGATTGTTCCCAGCTGTGAACCACAGATGATATACATTTAATAGGTTTACAAAATTGTACGTTACGACTTCACTCTGCGTAAAGCACAACAGAAAACATAAACCATTCTGTTACTCATTCGCCTTCCATGttgtttcattttctcttcCAGTAAATTAGAAGATTTCAAATCTTCCCCTGCTCCTAGTGTCCCAAGAACTACTTTTCTTCTATAAATACACCGCGTAACGTCCCCAGGGGAAGTTTACACAATGTTGAAAATAGGAGAGGTTAAATGTGAGGATGCAGTGTGTGGAAGCTCAGATCCTCAGGACAAACCGTCGGCTGTTCTCCACGCTGACACGTCCcaccaacaaacacagacacctacAGACCGAAGGAAGAGGTTTTACTGTTCAAACTGTGGAAGGTGTTTTATTCAGCAGAGTCACCTCAAAGAACACACGCGCATTCACACCGGGGAAAAACCAttttcctgttcagagtgtgggaagagtttcacTCAGCAGGGTCACCTCACAGAACACaagcgcattcacaccggagagaaaccgtattcctgttctgagtgtgggaagagtttcacTCATCACAATTCTCTCCGAAAGCACTCGcgcgttcacacaggagagaagccGTATCTGTGCTGGGAGTGTGGGAAGAGGTTCACGCAGCGCTTTTCTCTTCAGgttcaccagcgcattcacactggagagaaaccgtattatTGTACCGTGTGTGGGAAGTTTTTTACACAGAATAGTTCTCTCCAATcacatcagcgcattcacactggagaggaACTTCAtttctgttcagagtgtgggaagattTTTACTCGTTGCGATTCTCTCAaagaacaccagcgcattcacacgggagagaaaccgtattcctGTTCAGTGTGTGGGAGGGGCTTTACTACACTGAGCACCGTTCAAAGACACCAGCGCGTTCACACGGGAGAGGAACCGTATTCCTGTTCAGactgtggaaagagttttaccAGACTGAgtaatctccaaaaacaccagcgcctTCACACCTGAGAGAAACCACGTtcatgttcagagtgtgggagggGTTTTACTCAACAGAAATCACACAGAACAGATATAAATCTAATGCACAGTGTGTGGGGGATACTTTCAGATATTTGGATTTAGAAAGGCCAAGCTTTTCTGATGATACATTGGTGGCTTAGCTATTTTTTAATGGCAggtttgtacatatttattatGAAAGTATCCaactttataaataattaatatcagACATAATTTGGTTATTTACTATTTTTGGCAGATCATTTATAagattgtgttttttaaagctgcATTTTTGTTACTTTGGGGAATGTGAAACCTCTGTGTTAGTAAtgtgtaataatattaatataacgaTGAATAATCAGAGCATTAAAAATAAGCAGTCTGCGTTTTCTATCCAGCTTTAATGATTACTGTCTCAGAGgtggggacttttattttgacaaagTCGATTAATAAGATtagtgttctctggaatgaggattttttttttatttttacaaagtaGGTCAGACTGAGTTggacaaatattttttatatagattggatttattttgtcaataataaaacatgaatgaatagATATAACAGACTTAAAATAtagaagaaaataaagaaaaacaaaaaatatcacGGGTTCTGAAAAAATAAAGTGGACGCATGATGTTTCCTATTttgatgctaatgctaattcGCTAAAGCAGGTGTAATTACATATATCTGTGTAGAAAGTCACGATGGAATTTTCTGGCATATTGTATCTTATGTATATAGAATATACCTAATATTATGATGAATTGTATTATAAAGTGCTCATCTGGGTTAAACAGGTTCAGATTACCACTCTTAACTGCGACACCGTGTCATCCATTTTGTAACGTGTTTTCAATTTGTCCACATTACAAAATGGCAGACACCTTAATTATATCTGTATTCAGATGGTCTCAGAAACTGGGGGAAACACAGTTTTCCCACTTTTAAATTGAGTTTGAATGGCTGATAAAGTCgtatcaataaataaacaataattttaCAAGATGTGACCTTACGTCCAGAGCTGTGCAATTGAGTGTAGCCCTCTGCTGGTCGGGTTTAGTTGTGctcttttttaatgtttttactgtTCTCTGCTAGGGTCAGCTGATTGTAGAATCCTGAATGAAGTGTTTTTCAGTTCTGTCTTTGTGAATTTAACTTTGATTATTTTACAAATTACCTGTATTTTTCAACATCCCGGCCAATAAACACTTTTCAGATTCTTATTGTCATTCTCTTTTAAATTTACCGCTTTTATAACGGGTCGTTTCTATTTTCCATATTCGATATAATCTCTGGGCTAtcgagacttttattttgccgCCGTGAGTGGCTGCGCTGACTGGGAGGTGTGGGGACTTTAACTTTGCCGCAGCTTTGTGTGTTGGAGATAAATGAGGGtctgtttttactgaaggtaaagatgtgtgtgagactgttccccactgtttacactgtgtctgtaactgtctctctctcagaaacgggGGCGGACAGCTTCTCTCTCTGAAAGGAAGGTGGAGAATGGGGGGAAATGTGGGAGCTGTGTCCACACTGAGCTCAGGAGGCTAATGTTAGCTCTTAGCTGTGACTCTGGGAGATAATAATGTTTAGAGTTGAGTGGAGGACGGTGAAATAGTGCCGTTTATTCAGCTCCAGGGAGGAAATAAACCCTCTGACGGAGGAGAGCTTTTCCTGAGGGCGTTAATAACACTTTAATT
This window contains:
- the LOC136665675 gene encoding zinc finger protein 391-like, coding for MLKIGEVKCEDAVCGSSDPQDKPSAVLHADTSHQQTQTPTDRRKRFYCSNCGRCFIQQSHLKEHTRIHTGEKPFSCSECGKSFTQQGHLTEHKRIHTGEKPYSCSECGKSFTHHNSLRKHSRVHTGEKPYLCWECGKRFTQRFSLQVHQRIHTGEKPYYCTVCGKFFTQNSSLQSHQRIHTGEELHFCSECGKIFTRCDSLKEHQRIHTGEKPYSCSVCGRGFTTLSTVQRHQRVHTGEEPYSCSDCGKSFTRLSNLQKHQRLHT